In Ruania alkalisoli, the DNA window ACCCGGCGCGCTTCCAACGCGGCCTGCGCTTCAGCACGCGCCTGCTCAGGATCGTAATGGTCCATCGCGGCCGCCACCGCCCGCTCGATCTGCGCCCTACTACAGGACCCGATCGACCAGGCAACCTGCCGATCCACCCACCCCGCACCCTCGAACGGAAGCTTCCTCGTCAACCGGGCCACCGCCCGCGCCCGGTGGAAACTGACCTGCCCCGCCCGCACCCGACCCCACAGGGCCGGCAGCCGGTACGCGACCTCGACCACAGCCCCGACATAGGACAGCGCGGCCTCGTTCGACTGCCCCAACGTGGCCGCCAACCGGGCAAACCCCAAATCCGAGACCCACGGGGCACCCTGCCCCGCAAGACGCATCGGTTCTTCCATGCCAGGCACCGTCGACCCCGGCAGATCGATGTCCACCTCAGGGTCGTACACGCCCACAGCACCCGCACCGTCCTCGCCGGGCTCGACCGCTCGCTCCGCGACCCAGGAGACCACCAACTCGGCACACTCGATCTCCACCGCGCGGGCCGCAGCCCGGTTCTCCCGCACAGCCGCCAGCACATCACGCTCAGCCGAAGCCGAGAACGCGGAACCAGTAGCTGTCGAGGTCATGACTTCACCCTCCCACCCACCACCGACATCGCCCCGTGAGCCCAGGTCAGAGGACAGATCACTGCGACTGCTGGTCGATCGAAACGACCTCGCAGTAGCCTGCCTCATGGTCAAATCGCCGACACCCGCAGACACGGACCGTCCTCACGCGCTCCTCATCCCTGGCGCCGGCTCCGACCCCGGCTACTGGGACGCACTCCGTGCACGGCTGACTGCTTCAGGTCGCTCGAGCACTGCGGTCGATCTCCCCTGCGCGGACGAGTCCGCGTCTCTGGAGGACTACGCGAGAACCGTGGTGGACGCCGCCGAGCGGGACGGGGCCGCCGGTGAGCCCGTCCACGTCGTCGCACACTCCTTCGGCGCCTTCACCGCCGGGCTCGTGCCCGACCTGCTCCCCGTGGCGCGCCTGACTCTGCTGAGTCCGATGATCCCGGCACCGGGCGAGTCCGGCGCACAGTGGTGGGCCGCGACGGACCAGGCCGGCGCTCACCAGCGGGCCGCCGAACGCGACGGGCTCCAGCTGCCGCTCGACATGGACGAGCTCTTCTACACCGGCTTCAGTGCCGAACAGCGCGAGAACGCCGACCGGTGGGAGCGCGATCAGTCCGACCGCGCATTCTCCCAACCGTGGCCCAGGGCCGGCTGGCCCGAGGTCCCGACGACGGTACTCGCCTTTGCCTCCGACCGTCTCTTCCCACCGGAGTTCACCGAGCGCCTGGCAACGGAGCGTATCGGCCCGCACATCTTCGGCGAGGTGCCTGGAGGTCACATGGGGATGGTCAGCCACCCGGACGAGCTCGCCGATGCGATCACCCGCGCGTAGGTCACGCCTCGTGGCCCGGCTTCCACGACACGCCGGGTTCGGCCTGCTTCCGGAACTGCCCGAGGGCGACGATCAGCAGCACCACGGCCGCCATGAGAATCCATCCCGGCATCCCAAGGAACGTGCCCAGCGACGCCTGCTGCACATCCTGGGCGGCATCCACGTGCAGTAGCAACAACGTCGTGCCGGTAGCGGCGTTCACAGCACCGTGTCCCACGACGGCCGGCCAGACCGACGCAGTCCGCAGGCGCAGCCATCCCAGGAGGACCCCCAGGGGCACACAGAACCCGATCATGAGCGCCAGACCGCGGGCATCGGAGTAGCCGAAGTTGTACCCGAGCAGGATGATCGGTGCGTGCCACAGCGCCCAGATCACACCGGAGATCAGCAGTGCCGGCCACCGGCCGAGCGGCAGCAGGTTCGGCACCAGCCACCCCCGCCAGCCCAGCTCCTCCCCGAACGCCGCCGCCGAGCTCACCAACGCGTTGATGGGCACGGCTGCGATACTCACCAGGAGCAGCATTTGCGGCGTCATGCCCGCGGTGCCGCCTGGCCCGGCCTGTGCCTCGATCTGCTGCAGCTGAGCCTGTGCTGCGGAGAGGTGTTCCAGGTCGAGCTGGATCATGCCGAGCGCCGCCCCGAGGAACACGGCAGCGAACGGCAGCACGGCGAAGGCGAATAGGGTCGCCGCGCTCATCCCGATCGTGCGACCGAAGGGGCGCAACGGCCCCAGGCCGAGGCGCCGCGGGATGCTCGCCGGACGATCCACGCCGAAGATCACCACTGCGGCAGCGATGGTGGGGGTGTACATCATCAGCAGGGCGAAGATCTGGAACAGCGGATGCCCCAGGCCTTCGCCGGAAAGCCACAGCGGCAAGCACGCCACCCAGGCCAGGCCCATCGCCACGACGACGAAGATCACCACCGCTCGCCATCGCACCCGTTCCGGCAGGATCGGCGCATAGCGCGCGTTCCGTTCCGCTTGCTCTCTCACCCAGTCCCTCGTCGGCGCCGGTTCCGTTGATACTGTCGGCGCCACCGGGGCCGTGGAGATCCCGCCCGCGGCTCGCTGGCCCTCCTCGTGCTGCTCGGGCATGACCTTTCCTCTCTCGCTCGCTCACCATCGACGGTAGAAGGCACGGATCGCCCTGGGCCTCCCCCACGCGATCGATTCGCCGATCTCCCCCTCGGGGAGGAGCTCGGTGGTACGGGAATGCTGTACCCGATCCGATCGTTGGGCACGGCATGGGGTACGCACCGATGACCGAGAACGAGATCCAGGCGTTCATCCGCGCCACCCCCGCCCGGACCGTGGCGGCAGCGACCACCCGCAAGGACGGTCGCCCACACGTGGTGCCCGTCTGGGTGGCCTTCGACGACGAGAGCGGGCAGATCGTATTCAACACGGGCGACGAGACCGTGAAGGCTCGATCACTACGGCGCACCGGGCAAGTGGCCCTGAGCTTCCATGACGACATTCCGCCGTTCAACTTCGTGACGATCGAAGGCACCGTGGAGCTGATCGACGACCTCGACCAAGTGCGCACCTGGGCCACCCGGATCGCCGCACGTTACATGGGCGCCGAGCGCGCCGAGGAGTTCGGGGCACGCAACGGGGTGCCCGGTGAGCTGCTGGTCCGCGTCACCCCGACGAAAGTGATCGCGGCACGCGACCTCGCCGACTGAGTGGGATCGCCCACACCCGCCGGTGGGTTGATCGGCAGCAGCACGCCGCGGAGCCGGTCCGCACGCTGGGATGTGACAGACCGTCCCGATCTGCGCCCGCCGCCGCTTCTACCATGGACGTGTGCTGGTATGCGTGAGTGCAAGTCATCGAACAGCTGACTTCACCCTCCTGGAACGACTCGCCGCCTCCGGTGGCGGCTCAGCCCTGCACCTGGACGATCCCGAGGTGCGAGGTGCGGTGGTCGTGGCCACCTGCAATCGGTATGAGTCCTACCTGGACGTCGACACCGGCACCGGCACGGACACGGATGCAGCGGCCGAGTCCGTCATCGCACGCGCCCTCGACCGGATCGCCACGCGCGCCGGCATCGATCCGACCGAACTGCGCACCCGCACCCGCACGATGAGGGCCAGTCGCGTCGCGGCACACCTGTTCGCCGTGGCGAGCGGGCTGGACTCGGTGGTGCTTGGGGAGGACGAGATCGCCGGGCAGGTACGCCGGTCTCTGGCGGAGGCCCGCCAGGGCGGTACCACCACCCCGAGCCTGGAGCGGCTGTTCCAGATGGCCTCGACCACCTCGCGTGGAGTGAAGAACACCACCAAGATCAACGCGGCCGGCCGTTCGATGGTCCGCCTCGCGCTCGACCTGGCCGAGACGCGCCTCCCGGCCTGGCAGGAAGCGAAAGTGCTGATCATCGGCACCGGCGCCTATGCCCGGACCACGCTCGCCGCCCTCCGTGACCGCGGTGTCGGTGTGGTGGATGTGGCCTCCCCCTCAGGCCGTGAGCAGCGGTTCGCACTGCGTGAAGGCGTCCGGGCTGTACCGACGTCCGAGCGGACCGAGGCGCTGCGGCGGGCCGACCTGGTGATCACCTCCACGAATGTCCTCACACTCACCGCCCCCGATCTGACCGAAGCCCAGCGGCTGCCAGGTCATCCGATGCTGGTGGTGGACCTGGGGCTGCCGGCGAACGTCAGCAAGGATGTCGCCCACCTGCATGGCGTGGACCTGCTGGACCTGGAAACCATCAGCCTGCACGCGCCTGTCCAGGAGCTCAACGCGAGTGCCGAGGCGCTGGACCTCGTTGACCAGGCGGCGCAGGAGTTCGAGCAGCGTTCCGCCGAGGACGCCGCCGCACCGGCGATCGTGGCCTACCGCACGCATGTGGAGCAGGTGCTGGAGGCAGAGCTCGCACGCGCCCGCGCACGCGGCGACGCCGACGATGAGACCGAGCGGGCGCTCCGGCACTTCGCGAGCGTGCTGATCCACACCCCCACCACCCGGGCGCGGGAGCATGCAGCCGAGGGCCGCCTGGACGACGTGGTCGCGGCGATGCGCACCCTGTACGGGATCGAGACCTTCGGCACCCAGGGCACGGCCGACATCTGAGACGCTAGCGGGGTGAGCACCTACCCCACGCTGGATGCGTTCGACTTCCCGGTCAGCCTCGCCGTCTCCTCCGACACCGAGGTCCTCAGTCTCGACGGTGATGTCGAAGCGGTCCGTCCGTGGAAGTCCGTCACCAAGCCTCTGGCTGCCCTGGCCACGCTGATCGCGATCGACCGCGGCTACCTCCAGCTCGACGACCCAGCCGGTCCGGAAGGCGCCACGGTGCGTCACCTGCTCGCCCACGCCTCCGGGCTGCCGTTCGAGGACGGCGGCCCGGTTCAGCGCCCCGGTCAGCGCCGGGTGTACTCAAACATCGGCTTCGAAACGCTCGCCGGGCACGTCTCCGATGCCGTGGACACCGACTTCCCGGTGTGGGTGCGCGAGGTGATCCTCAAACCGCTGGAGATGACGTCAGTGGAGTTCCACGGCAGTGCCGCGTACGCGGCCGGCGGCTCCACCCTGGACGTGCTGGCGCTCGGCCTGGAGTTGCTGACGCCCACCCTGCTCGACGCGGACCTGGCCGAACAGGCCCGGACCGTGCAGTTCCCCGGGCTCGCTGGGGTGCTACCGGGGTTCGGCAACCAGAGCCGCAACGACTGGGGCCTGGGCTATGAGATCCGCGGTGAGAAGTCGCCACACTGGACCGCACCCACGGCCAATCCGGCGACCTTCGGGCACTTCGGTCAGTCGGGCAGCTACGTGTGGGTGGATCCGGACGCGCGCCTGACCGCGGCGTTCCTGGGCGCCGAGCCCTTCAGCGTCGAGGTGCACGGGGCGTTGTGGCCGCGGCTGCACGAGGAGATCCTCGCCGCGCACGGGTGAGTGCGTCAGCCGGCGGGATGAAACTGACGGGAATACTGCCAACCGTTGTCGATACGAGCCTGGTTGGCAGCGTGACCGTCGATTTCATCCGCGCACAACCCGGCGAAGGTCGCCAGCAGCCGATGCGCGGCCGAAACGTCAGCCCTCCCGGTCCGTTCGATCACCTCGGCCACGGCGTCGGGGGCGAAGTAGCCGGCGCCCGCGTAGATCTCGATGCGCAGCTTCACCGCCGCAGCGTCCATCTCCGGGTGGAACTGAGTGACGTACTGGCAGGGTCCGAACCGGTACATCTGCACCGGGCAGGCAGGTGAACTAGCCAGCACGACGGCGCCCGGCGGCAAAGTGGTGCACGCTTCCTTGTGGCCCACGTACGCGTGGAAGGTGTCCGGAAGTCCCGCCAGCAGGGGATCGTTACGCCCCGTCTCGGTGAGGGTGATCTCGACCGCGTCGGTGTTCTCCGCGTAGGTCGAGTCGACCTCGCCCCCGGCCCAGCGACCGACGACTCCGACGCCGTAGCACAGGCCCAGGAACGGGATCCGATGGCGGGAGATCTCATCGAGAACGTCGAGCAGGGTGGCCTCGACAGCGCGCTGCACCGGTGACTTGTCCGTCTCCGGAGTGCTCGACGTGAACGGGCTACCACCGAGGATCACGCCGGAGAAGCGGCGCACGTCCCCCACCGCCTCACCCCGGTCGAGCCGGATCCGCACAAGCTCCTGCTCGCTGAGTCCGGTGTGCTGCAGCACGCTCGCGTACTCGGCATCCGCTGCCACCTCTTCGGCGCGGGATGCCAGGAAGCAAAGCGGACGGGTCATCCGTCCAGTATCGCCTAGGGCCAGGCCGCGAGCGGGCGCTTCGATGCGATGTTCAGCACCCGGACACGAGCTCGGCAGCCGCCCGATCAGCGCGCCAGCTGCGTTCAGGGGTCTGAAGTTCAGGGTGAAACCCGAGATGGGGTCGATCTTTCGGCCCATGAGCGGGCCGAAGCGCAACGCGGCGCAGGCCAGCGACCACCGTGCTGAGACAATCAAGTCGATGACACTCTCCCTGCCCCCGGACCCCACCGACGACGATGCGCTCGTCGAGACCTTCACCGACTGGGCCCAGGAGAGAGGTCTGAGCCTGTACCCGCACCAGGAGGAGGCGCTCCTGGAGCTGGTGACCGGCTCGCACGTGATCTGCTCCACCCCGACCGGGTCGGGGAAGTCGCTCATCGCCATCGCCGCCCATTACGTCGCACTGGCCCGTGGTCTGCGCACGGTCTACACCGCACCCCTCAAGGCGCTGGTGAGTGAGAAGTTCTTCGACCTGGTGGAGATCTTCGGCGCCGATCAGGTCGGTATGGTCACTGGCGATTCCTCCATCAACGCCGATGCTCCGATCCTGTGCTGCACCGCCGAGATCCTCGCCAACCGCGCCTTGCGCGCCGGGAACGAGACGGACGCCGGCCAGGTGGTGATGGACGAGTTCCACTTCTACGCCGACCCCCAACGCGGGTGGGCCTGGCAGGTGCCGCTGCTGGAGCTCACCGGCACCCAGTTCCTGCTGATGAGCGCCACCCTCGGCGACGTGAGCTACTTCGCCGAAGACCTCACCCGCCGTACGAACCTCCCCGTGGCGGTGATCACGAACACCGAACGCCCGGTGCCGCTGACCTACACCTACTCCACCGAGCCGATCACCGAGATCATCACCGAACTGCTCGGCACGCACCGCACGCCCGCCTATCTCGTCCACTTCACTCAGGCTGCCGCCGTGGCACAGGCGCAGGCCCTGACGTCGGTGCAGGTGGCCACCAAGGAACAGAAGGCGCGCATCGCCGAGGCTCTCGGAGACGTGAGCTTCGCGAAGGGGTTCGGGTCGACGCTCTCCCGGCTGCTGCGCAGCGGTATCGGGGTCCACCACGCGGGAATGCTGCCCCGCTACCGCCGACTGGTCGAGCGCCTGGCTCAGGCTGGACTCCTGCGCGTGATCTGCGGCACCGACACCCTCGGCGTGGGCATCAATGTACCCATCCGCACCGTGGTGCTGACCGGTCTGACGAAGTTCGACGGTGTGAAGTCCCGCCACCTGAGCGCCCGGGAGCTGCATCAGATCGCCGGGCGGGCAGGACGTGCCGGGTACGACACGGTCGGCGAGGTGATCGTGCAGGCCCCCGAGCATGTGATCGAGAACGCCAAGGCGCTCAAGAAGGCCGGCGACGACGAACGCAAGAAGCGCAAGATCGTCCGCAAGAAGGCCCCCACCGGGGTGGTCAACTGGACCGATAAGACCTTCGAACGCCTCCGCGACTCCGAACCGGAGCCGTTGACATCCCAGTTCTCTGTCTCGCACGCGATGGTGCTCGGGGTGCTCGCCCGGCCGGGCGACCCACTGCCGGCGATGCGCCGGCTGCTCACTGACAATCACGACTCCCCCACCGACCGCAACCCGCACGTGCGGCGCGCGATCTCGATCTACCGCACCCTGCGTCAGGCGGGTCTGGTAGAGCGTCTGCCCGAGCCCGACAGCGAAGGGCGGACGGTCCGGTTGGTCGGTGAGGTACCGGACGATTTCGCGCTGAACGCCCCGCTCTCCCCGTTCGCGTTGGCGGCGCTGGAGCTCCTCGATCCCGAGCATCCGGACTTCGCTCTCGACGCCGTCTCGGTGATCGAGTCGACCCTGGAGGATCCGCGGCCGTTGCTCATCGCGCAGGAGAAGGCAGCCCGTGGTGAAGCGGTCGCCGCGATGAAGGCGGAGGGGATGGACTACACCGAGCGGATGGATGCGCTCGAGGAGATCACCTATCCGCGCCCGCTCGCCGAGCTACTCACCGCCGCGCTGGCAGAGTTCCGCACCACCAACCCGTGGGTGGACGACTACCAGCTGAAGCCGAAGTCAGTGGTGCGGGAGATGGTCGAGCATGCGATGACCTTCTCGGAGCTGGTCTCGCGCTACCAGCTGGCCCGCAGCGAGGGCGTGGTGCTGCGCTACCTCACCGACGCCTACAAGGCGTTGCGGCAGGTCGTGCCCACGGCAATGCGCACCGAGGAGCTCGCCGAGCTGATCGAGTGGCTGGGCACGGCCGTGCGGCAGATCGACTCCTCCCTGCTGGCCGAATGGGAGGCGTTGCAGGCGGGGCATGCGCTCGAGGAGAACCAGGGGGCCCCCGACGGCGGAGCTTCCGAGGACGAAGCACGTTTCGGTCCCGGACCGGACGCCCCGATCACCGCGAACCCGCGCACGTTCCGTGCGCTGGTGCGCAACGCCGTCTTCCACCGGGTGGAGCTGGCCGCACGGCACGCACATGACTCCCTGGGCGCTCTCGACGCCGGGATCGGCTGGGACGCCGATACCTGGGCAGAGGCGATGGACGGGTACTGGGACGAGTACGACCACCTCGGTATCGGTCCGGAAGCACGTTCCGGCGGTATGGTCACGATCACGACGGGGCGGGATCACTGGCAGGTCGAGCAGGTGCTCGATGATCCGGAGGGTGACCGTGACTGGCGGCTGCGGGTGACCGTGGACCTGGCCGCAAGCGCCGAGACGGGACGGGTCGTCCTCTCCGGGATCGATGTCGGCCCGGCCCGTACGATGGCCGGGTGAACGAGCAGGCACCAGGCTGGTACCCCGATCCGGCTGGCGAGAACCAGCAGCGGTACTGGGACGGGGATTCGTGGACCGAGTACTACCGGCCGCTGCTGCCCTCGCAGACAGAACCGAGCGGTCCTCAGTCCGCCTACGAGGACTATCCGTACCTGGAGTCGGTGACGCACCGCCGTCCGGATGTGATGGTGACGCCAGGAACGCCGGGTGGCTGGCAGTCCTCGTCGGCGTGGGGAACGCCGGACGAGGGCCGTGAGTCCGGAGGGACGAAGGTCTTCGGCAGCGGGGTGCGCAGCACGCCTGGTGGCGTGGCGGCGGTGGCATCTCTGGTGGTGCTCGCGCTGTTGCTCGTCACGGGGATCACCTGGTGGGCACTCTCGGGGAGCCGGGAGCCCGACACTCCGGGTCCCACATCGGGTCCAACCGGCGGCTCGGGATCGGTGACCACAGGCACGGTCGCGCTCGGTGAGGAGACGCCGGCGCAGGTCGGGGCCGGGGGTGTGTGGGAGGGCGCACTCTCCGTGGACGAGCCGGTGGTGCTGATCGTCGACGTGCGCTCGGATACCGGTGCTGAGGATCTCGAGATGACAGTCGAGGATGCGGCCGGGAACCAGGTCACGGCTGGAGACGACCGTGGCCGCGAGCTGGCCGAAGAGCTGGATGGTTCGTCACTGGACCCTCTGGTCGCCGTCTCGCTAGAGGCCGGTGAGTACACAGTGGTGGTCAGCGAACTCGATGGGTTCGCGAGCGAGTTCAGCGTGCGTACGACCGAAGTCGCCGACCAGGTGGCCATGCGTGAGCCCACCCGGGCCGCAGTGCCAAGCGGTGGCTACTGGGCCGGCTCGATCGAGCTGCCGGACGCCGGCGAGTACGTGGTGGACGTGGAGGACTCCTCCTCCGGAGACCCGGTGCTGCTGACGCTCGACGCGGACGGGCGCGTGCGCGGCAACGATGACCGCGACCCGGACAACGAGGACCGCAACCCGCTGCTGGAGTCCGATTTCCCGGCCGGAACCCTGGTAGTGATCGTCACCGAGTGGTCCGGTGACGCGACCGACGTGACCGTGACTGTCAGCGAATCCTGATGGGCAAGAAGAAGAACGCATCTGAGGGTGGCCCGGCCACTCCGGCAACCGTGGCCCTGGACCGAGCGGGTCTGACTTACCAGGCGCACCCCTACACCCACGATCCAGCGAGCGACCTCAGTTACGGCCTGGAAGCGGCCGCGGCGCTCGGCGTGCCGCCGGAGGTCGTGTTCAAGACGCTGGTCGCCAAGGTTGACGGGCTGCGCGCGGCACAGGGGTTGGCGGTGGCCGTGCTCCCGGTCACCGCCACCCTGGACCTGAAGGCACTCGCACAGGCGCTGGGCTGCAAGAAGGCCGCGATGGCCGAGCCCGCGGCGGCGGAACGCTCCAGCGGATACGTCACCGGCGGGATCTCCCCCATCGGCCAGCGGACAGCCCTGCCCACGGTCATCGACTCCTCGGCCGAGCAACTCGAACGGGTCTACGTCTCGGGCGGGCGACGGGGCTTCGACATCTCGCTCGCGCCGACGGATCTGATCGTGGTCGCGGACGCGCAGGTAGCACCCATCGCCCGGCCTGGATGCTGCCGGTGAGTGTCGAGAGTGCCGCCATCTAGCCGCCGGCACTCTCGACACCGCGGCCCCAGAGGAGAAGTGCCGCAGCCAACACAAGGAATAGGGCGACAGTGACGATCGACAAGAGGATCGTCAGCATCAGGCGACCGAGACTGATCCGGTCCCCGGAATCAAAGCCGTAGTACCTGAGCCATCCCCACACCCCACCGCAGATCGCTCCGAGCGCTCCGAGACGCATCAAGGTGTCGGCAGTCGCAAGTGCCCGAAAGGCTGGCTCACCAACGTCCGCCGAAGTCAGGCCGAACACGCTCATGCCATCAACGATCAGCAACTCTGCCACCCACGCAGCAATCGCTGCGAGGGCTGCGAGTGCGGGCAGCGACAGTAGCTTCGTCCACCGTGAGTTCAGACGGAATAGGTGAACCCATCCCATGACCGTCGCGATGGCCGCGGCCAGCCAGGGCAGGATGCGGACCAGGATCGACCAGCGGTTCGTATCGAGCGCACCGGGGTCGCTGCGCGACGCTTCGGTGAACAGCACGTCGAGGCACAGTCCGAGGACGGCGGCCACCGCTATCCAGCACAGTGCATATCCCGCACGCAACAACCGGCTCCGTCTGTCCCACGTCGTCCAGAGCACCATCGCCACCACCCCAGCGGCCGCGATGGAAACACCAGGTACCTTCATCCACCATGCGAGGTCGAGCCACGGCAGAACAAAGCCCGCAACGATCAGCAGAGTGGCTGTCACGAAAGACAGCACGAATCCGATCGACCTCCAGGGGTGCTCCCACGGATCACGAACAACCTTCCGCGGTTCGGTCTGGGGTGTTGTTGTCACCATGACCGCAGGGTCGAAGGGCCCACCAGGCAGCTCACTCGCTGCCAGGCTCCTGTGCGCACGGCGGTCGATCACATCGCGCCGATTGCCCGCATCGTCGCTGTCGTTCCGTTTGACCCACACATGCCATTGAGCCGGGTCCCAGGCAACATCGCCGGACTCACGCCAGCGCCTTGGAATGAGATTGACCCACGTTCGTCTGGTGTGGGCTACCGCGACCCGTCGGCGCCGATCCTGACCGGGTTCGACCAGGCGGATCTCGTCGACAATGACTGGCGCACGTTGCGCCGAGAACTCGTCGAGTTCTGATCGTGCCACGCTCATGGCAGCCGACCTTGCACAGTACAATGGAAGCGCCACGGTGCGCTCTCTATTATGAGAGACGAAGGTCCAACCGCGCTCGGCCAGAGCCACATCGGTGTGCTCAATCATGGTGCTCTCGGGAACACGGATCTTCGCGTAGACCACTCGGTTGGATCGTCTGTCTTGCACGGTCAACTGGTCTCTCCTCAAGCGTCGAAGCGGGGATAGCGCGGCTCACCTCGCCGAGCGCGACGATGCTAACGGCCGGCACCCACACTGACCTCGACCTCATGCCGGCCTTCAGCACCACGACGCAGAGTGGCCAACGAGAGCGTCGACATGTAAAGTTTCAGCCGTGATCTTTACATGTCAGTGCGTCATGCAAAGTTCTGTGTCATGACGAATTGGCAGGCAGACCGCCCGTACAACGAGTTGCCTCCACCGCCGGGCGCCGACGCCCTCGAGACCCGACGCGTACTCAAGGCGACGATCGGCGCACGAACTGCCCTCGCTCAGCTCGACCAAGCCGGGCGCTCGATGCCGAACCCCGCCGTTCTGATCAACACGATTCCGTTGCTGGAGGCGCAAGCCAGTTCGGAGATCGAGAACATCGTCACCACGACGGATGAGCTCTTTCGACAGGTCAACGCGACAGATGTCACGGGCGACGCAGCCACACGCGAAACGCTCCGTTACCGCACCGCGCTACGAGTCGGCTCGGAGCACGTTCAGGAACGGGGCCTGACAGTCGGCGCGGCCGAACAGATCTGCACCGTGATTCAGGGCCACGACGTAGGAATCCGGTCGATGCCCGGGACTCGCACCGCCAACCCAGCCACTCGCGAGATCATCTATTCACCACCGGAAGGACGCGAAACTCTCAGGAACAAGCTGGCAGAGTGGGAGACATTCATACACGCCGATGACGGCATGGATCCGCTGGTGCGCATGGCGGCCGCGCACTACCAGTTCGAGGCGATCCACCCGTTCACCGACGGCAACGGTCGCACGGGGCGCATCCTCAATGTCCTGATGCTCGTGGAGTCGGGATTGCTGCATCAACCGCTGCTCTACCTCTCCCGGTACCTCATCGGCACCAAGCAGGACTACTATCGACTCCTGCTCGACGTGACCACGGAGGGTCGATGGGAAGAGTGGATCACCTACATTCTCACCGGCATCGAGCGAACGTCACTCGCCACCACACGTCAGATCGCCGCGATACAGGAGCTCCAGGCGAGTTTCGCGGCCCAGGCGCGCAACGCATCGAGAGGCGGTACCGACGCCGAACTACTGGCCGTCCTGTTCGAGCAGCCCTACAGTCGGATCGCTGTCGTCATGGACCGATGCGGAGTCTCTCGGCCCACAGCAACGCGTTGGTTGACCGACCTGGCGGAGGCAGGACTGATTCACGACGTCCGCGTCGGTCGCGAGCGCCTCTTCGTCAACACGCAGTTCTTGCGGCTGCTGACGCATGGCCCCTGGGAGTGACCGGCTTGCCGCTCAGCTCGCGAACGGCCGGTGCGTCTCGACGATCTCTCGCCCGAACGGGGTGAGCGAGATCGGGATCAGTTTCAGGTTCGCCCAGCCCATCGGGATCCCGATGATCGAGACGAACAGCGGGATCGCGGTGACGATGTGCTCGATCACGAGCCACCAGCCGGCCACGATGAACCAGATGATGTTCCCGATCGTCGATCCGGCGCCGGCATCGGGCCGGCGCACCACCTCCCGCCCGAACGGCCACAGCACGTAGTTCGCCATCCGGAACGAGGCGATGCCGAACGGGATGGTGATGATCAGGATGCAGCAGATCACCCCGGC includes these proteins:
- a CDS encoding CPBP family intramembrane glutamic endopeptidase; amino-acid sequence: MPEQHEEGQRAAGGISTAPVAPTVSTEPAPTRDWVREQAERNARYAPILPERVRWRAVVIFVVVAMGLAWVACLPLWLSGEGLGHPLFQIFALLMMYTPTIAAAVVIFGVDRPASIPRRLGLGPLRPFGRTIGMSAATLFAFAVLPFAAVFLGAALGMIQLDLEHLSAAQAQLQQIEAQAGPGGTAGMTPQMLLLVSIAAVPINALVSSAAAFGEELGWRGWLVPNLLPLGRWPALLISGVIWALWHAPIILLGYNFGYSDARGLALMIGFCVPLGVLLGWLRLRTASVWPAVVGHGAVNAATGTTLLLLHVDAAQDVQQASLGTFLGMPGWILMAAVVLLIVALGQFRKQAEPGVSWKPGHEA
- a CDS encoding alpha/beta fold hydrolase, giving the protein MVKSPTPADTDRPHALLIPGAGSDPGYWDALRARLTASGRSSTAVDLPCADESASLEDYARTVVDAAERDGAAGEPVHVVAHSFGAFTAGLVPDLLPVARLTLLSPMIPAPGESGAQWWAATDQAGAHQRAAERDGLQLPLDMDELFYTGFSAEQRENADRWERDQSDRAFSQPWPRAGWPEVPTTVLAFASDRLFPPEFTERLATERIGPHIFGEVPGGHMGMVSHPDELADAITRA
- a CDS encoding serine hydrolase domain-containing protein, giving the protein MSTYPTLDAFDFPVSLAVSSDTEVLSLDGDVEAVRPWKSVTKPLAALATLIAIDRGYLQLDDPAGPEGATVRHLLAHASGLPFEDGGPVQRPGQRRVYSNIGFETLAGHVSDAVDTDFPVWVREVILKPLEMTSVEFHGSAAYAAGGSTLDVLALGLELLTPTLLDADLAEQARTVQFPGLAGVLPGFGNQSRNDWGLGYEIRGEKSPHWTAPTANPATFGHFGQSGSYVWVDPDARLTAAFLGAEPFSVEVHGALWPRLHEEILAAHG
- a CDS encoding glutamyl-tRNA reductase, producing MSASHRTADFTLLERLAASGGGSALHLDDPEVRGAVVVATCNRYESYLDVDTGTGTDTDAAAESVIARALDRIATRAGIDPTELRTRTRTMRASRVAAHLFAVASGLDSVVLGEDEIAGQVRRSLAEARQGGTTTPSLERLFQMASTTSRGVKNTTKINAAGRSMVRLALDLAETRLPAWQEAKVLIIGTGAYARTTLAALRDRGVGVVDVASPSGREQRFALREGVRAVPTSERTEALRRADLVITSTNVLTLTAPDLTEAQRLPGHPMLVVDLGLPANVSKDVAHLHGVDLLDLETISLHAPVQELNASAEALDLVDQAAQEFEQRSAEDAAAPAIVAYRTHVEQVLEAELARARARGDADDETERALRHFASVLIHTPTTRAREHAAEGRLDDVVAAMRTLYGIETFGTQGTADI
- a CDS encoding PPOX class F420-dependent oxidoreductase produces the protein MTENEIQAFIRATPARTVAAATTRKDGRPHVVPVWVAFDDESGQIVFNTGDETVKARSLRRTGQVALSFHDDIPPFNFVTIEGTVELIDDLDQVRTWATRIAARYMGAERAEEFGARNGVPGELLVRVTPTKVIAARDLAD
- a CDS encoding glutamine amidotransferase; translated protein: MTRPLCFLASRAEEVAADAEYASVLQHTGLSEQELVRIRLDRGEAVGDVRRFSGVILGGSPFTSSTPETDKSPVQRAVEATLLDVLDEISRHRIPFLGLCYGVGVVGRWAGGEVDSTYAENTDAVEITLTETGRNDPLLAGLPDTFHAYVGHKEACTTLPPGAVVLASSPACPVQMYRFGPCQYVTQFHPEMDAAAVKLRIEIYAGAGYFAPDAVAEVIERTGRADVSAAHRLLATFAGLCADEIDGHAANQARIDNGWQYSRQFHPAG